From Streptomyces sp. TLI_053, a single genomic window includes:
- the argB gene encoding acetylglutamate kinase, giving the protein MTLVEALPWLERFHGKTVVIKFGGNAMVDDELKAAFAADVVFLRFAGLHPVVVHGGGPQISAQLDRLGLESSFTNGLRVTTPETMDVVRMVLSGQVQRELVGLLNEHGPFAVGMTGEDAHTMTAVKRYAVVDGEPVDIGLVGDIVNVEAGAVKALIADGRIPVVSSIARGTDGHVYNINADTAAAALAVALGAEMLVVLTDVEGLYKDWPNSDDVISQLDAGELEELLPGLASGMVPKMEGCLNAVRSGVGTARVLDGRVPHSLLLEIFTDEGIGTMVVPDDEPTVTGGLA; this is encoded by the coding sequence ATGACGCTCGTCGAGGCGCTGCCGTGGCTGGAGCGCTTCCACGGCAAGACCGTCGTGATCAAGTTCGGCGGCAACGCCATGGTCGACGACGAGCTCAAGGCCGCCTTCGCCGCGGACGTCGTCTTCCTGCGCTTCGCCGGGCTCCACCCCGTCGTGGTGCACGGCGGCGGTCCGCAGATCAGCGCCCAGCTCGACCGGCTCGGCCTGGAGTCCTCGTTCACCAACGGCCTGCGGGTCACCACCCCGGAGACCATGGACGTGGTCCGGATGGTGCTCTCCGGCCAGGTGCAGCGCGAGCTGGTCGGCCTGCTCAACGAGCACGGCCCGTTCGCGGTCGGCATGACCGGCGAGGACGCCCACACCATGACCGCGGTCAAGCGCTACGCGGTCGTCGACGGCGAGCCGGTCGACATCGGCCTGGTCGGCGACATCGTCAACGTCGAGGCGGGCGCGGTGAAGGCGCTGATCGCCGACGGCCGGATCCCGGTGGTGTCCTCGATCGCCCGCGGCACCGACGGGCACGTCTACAACATCAACGCCGACACCGCCGCGGCCGCGCTCGCGGTCGCCCTGGGCGCCGAGATGCTCGTCGTGCTCACCGACGTCGAGGGCCTCTACAAGGACTGGCCGAACTCGGACGACGTGATCAGCCAGCTGGACGCCGGCGAGCTCGAGGAGCTGCTGCCGGGCCTCGCCTCCGGCATGGTGCCCAAGATGGAGGGCTGCCTGAACGCCGTCCGCTCGGGCGTCGGCACCGCCCGCGTGCTGGACGGCCGGGTGCCGCACAGCCTGCTGCTGGAGATCTTCACCGACGAGGGCATCGGCACCATGGTCGTGCCCGACGACGAACCGACCGTGACCGGGGGACTCGCATGA
- a CDS encoding acetylornithine transaminase, translating into MTSNAQLTERWQHALTDNYGTPRIPLVRGEGSTLWDADGKAYTDLLGGIAVNALGTAHPAVVEAVSRQIATLGHISNLFLAEPTVALAERLLELDGRPGRVFFCNSGAEANEAAFKISRRTGRTHLVALEGAFHGRTMGALALTGQPAKQEPFRPLPGDVTHVPFGDVEALRAAVTTDTAAVFLEPVQGENGAVPLPDGYLRAAREITRATGTLLVLDEIQTGVGRTGHWFAHQAFDGVEPDVVTLAKALGGGLPIGAVLAFGEAADLLTPGQHGTTFGGNPVVAAAALAVLDTIEADGLLEHARKIGERLRHGVEAIDDPLVSHVRGAGLLLGIVLTAPVSAKVQAGLQEAGFLVNAAVPDAVRLAPPLVLTEQEADAFLAALPDVLRAARADAPDSADRA; encoded by the coding sequence ATGACTTCCAACGCCCAGCTGACCGAGCGGTGGCAGCACGCCCTCACCGACAACTACGGCACCCCGCGGATCCCGCTGGTCCGCGGCGAGGGCAGCACCCTCTGGGACGCCGACGGCAAGGCCTACACCGACCTGCTCGGCGGCATCGCGGTCAACGCCCTCGGCACCGCCCACCCGGCCGTGGTCGAGGCCGTGAGCCGGCAGATCGCCACCCTCGGCCACATCTCCAACCTGTTCCTGGCCGAGCCCACCGTCGCCCTCGCCGAACGGCTGCTGGAGCTCGACGGGCGCCCCGGGCGGGTGTTCTTCTGCAACTCCGGCGCCGAGGCCAACGAGGCCGCCTTCAAGATCTCCCGCCGGACCGGCCGCACCCACCTGGTCGCCCTGGAGGGCGCCTTCCACGGCCGCACCATGGGCGCCCTCGCGCTCACCGGCCAGCCCGCCAAGCAGGAGCCGTTCCGCCCGCTGCCCGGTGACGTCACCCACGTCCCGTTCGGCGACGTGGAGGCGCTGCGCGCCGCCGTCACCACCGACACCGCCGCCGTCTTCCTGGAGCCGGTCCAGGGCGAGAACGGCGCCGTCCCGCTGCCCGACGGCTATCTGCGGGCCGCCCGCGAGATCACCCGTGCCACCGGCACCCTGCTCGTCCTCGACGAGATCCAGACCGGCGTCGGCCGCACCGGCCACTGGTTCGCCCACCAGGCCTTCGACGGGGTCGAGCCGGACGTCGTCACGCTCGCCAAGGCGCTCGGCGGCGGACTGCCGATCGGGGCCGTGCTCGCCTTCGGCGAGGCCGCCGACCTGCTCACCCCGGGCCAGCACGGCACCACCTTCGGCGGCAACCCGGTGGTCGCGGCGGCCGCGCTCGCGGTGCTGGACACCATCGAGGCCGACGGACTGCTGGAGCACGCCCGCAAGATCGGCGAGCGGCTGCGGCACGGCGTGGAGGCGATCGACGACCCGCTGGTCTCGCACGTGCGCGGCGCCGGACTGCTGCTCGGCATCGTGCTCACCGCCCCCGTCTCCGCGAAGGTGCAGGCGGGGCTCCAGGAGGCCGGCTTCCTGGTGAACGCCGCGGTGCCGGACGCGGTGCGGCTGGCTCCGCCGCTGGTGCTCACCGAGCAGGAGGCGGACGCCTTCCTCGCCGCGCTGCCGGACGTCCTGCGGGCGGCGCGGGCGGACGCCCCGGACAGTGCGGACCGAGCGTAG
- a CDS encoding argininosuccinate synthase encodes MTERVVLAYSGGLDTSVCIGWIAEETGAEVIAVAVDVGQGGEDLDVIRQRALDCGAVEAEVADARDEFADEYCLPAVKANALYQGQYPLVSALSRPVIVKHLVAAAQKHGATTVAHGCTGKGNDQVRFEVGINSLAPGLKCIAPVRDYAMTRDKAIAFAEAKGLPIATTKKSPYSIDQNVFGRAVETGFLEDIWNAPIEDVYEYTQNPATAREADEVVITFDAGVPVAIDGRKVTVLQAIEELNKRAGAQGVGRLDMVEDRLVGIKSREIYEAPGAIALITAHQALENVTVERELARYKRQVEQRWAELVYDGLWFSPLKRALDGFVNEANQHVSGDIRIVLHGGRAVVNGRKSDQSLYDFNLATYDTGDTFDQSMSKGFIEIFGLSSKIAARRDLG; translated from the coding sequence GTGACCGAGCGCGTCGTACTCGCCTACTCGGGCGGTCTGGACACGTCCGTCTGCATCGGCTGGATCGCCGAGGAGACCGGCGCCGAGGTCATCGCCGTCGCCGTCGACGTCGGCCAGGGCGGCGAGGACCTGGACGTCATCCGCCAGCGGGCCCTGGACTGCGGCGCCGTCGAGGCCGAGGTCGCCGACGCCCGCGACGAGTTCGCCGACGAGTACTGCCTCCCGGCCGTCAAGGCCAACGCCCTCTACCAGGGCCAGTACCCGCTGGTGTCCGCCCTCTCCCGGCCGGTCATCGTCAAGCACCTGGTGGCCGCCGCCCAGAAGCACGGCGCCACCACCGTCGCCCACGGCTGCACCGGCAAGGGCAACGACCAGGTCCGCTTCGAGGTCGGCATCAACTCGCTGGCCCCGGGCCTCAAGTGCATCGCCCCGGTCCGCGACTACGCGATGACCCGGGACAAGGCGATCGCCTTCGCCGAGGCCAAGGGCCTGCCGATCGCCACCACCAAGAAGTCCCCGTACTCGATCGACCAGAACGTCTTCGGCCGGGCCGTCGAGACCGGCTTCCTCGAGGACATCTGGAACGCCCCGATCGAGGACGTCTACGAGTACACCCAGAACCCCGCCACCGCCCGCGAGGCCGACGAGGTGGTCATCACCTTCGACGCCGGCGTCCCGGTCGCGATCGACGGCCGCAAGGTCACCGTCCTCCAGGCGATCGAGGAGCTCAACAAGCGCGCCGGCGCCCAGGGCGTCGGCCGGCTCGACATGGTCGAGGACCGCCTCGTCGGCATCAAGTCCCGGGAGATCTACGAGGCCCCCGGCGCGATCGCCCTGATCACCGCCCACCAGGCGCTGGAGAACGTCACCGTCGAGCGCGAACTCGCCCGCTACAAGCGGCAGGTCGAGCAGCGCTGGGCCGAACTGGTCTACGACGGCCTGTGGTTCTCCCCGCTCAAGCGCGCCCTCGACGGGTTCGTGAACGAGGCCAACCAGCACGTCTCCGGCGACATCCGGATCGTCCTGCACGGCGGCCGGGCCGTCGTCAACGGCCGCAAGTCCGACCAGTCGCTGTACGACTTCAACCTCGCCACCTACGACACCGGCGACACCTTCGACCAGTCGATGTCCAAGGGCTTCATCGAGATCTTCGGCCTCTCCTCGAAGATCGCCGCCCGGCGCGACCTGGGCTGA
- a CDS encoding arginine repressor, with translation MTVPHSGQPAAGPTPQVPQTRTARHRRIVDLLTRQPVRSQSQLAKLLADDGLVVTQATLSRDLDELGAVKIRNRDGALIYAVPAEGGDRTPRAPMGESATEGRMARLAGELMVSATASGNLVVLRTPPGAAQFLASAIDQAEVFEIIGTIAGDDTVLLISRDPAGGQALADHLMQLAQAKVQ, from the coding sequence ATGACCGTTCCCCACTCCGGCCAGCCCGCCGCCGGCCCGACGCCGCAGGTCCCGCAGACCCGCACCGCGCGCCACCGGCGGATCGTGGACCTGCTCACCCGCCAGCCCGTGCGCTCCCAGAGCCAGCTCGCCAAGCTGCTCGCCGACGACGGACTGGTGGTCACCCAGGCCACCCTCTCCCGGGACCTGGACGAGCTGGGCGCGGTGAAGATCCGCAACCGGGACGGCGCGCTCATCTACGCCGTCCCGGCCGAGGGCGGCGACCGCACCCCGCGCGCGCCGATGGGGGAGTCCGCCACCGAGGGCCGGATGGCCCGGCTGGCCGGCGAGCTGATGGTCTCCGCGACCGCCTCCGGCAACCTGGTGGTGCTGCGCACCCCGCCCGGCGCGGCGCAGTTCCTGGCCTCGGCGATCGACCAGGCCGAGGTGTTCGAGATCATCGGCACCATCGCCGGCGACGACACGGTGCTGCTGATCAGCCGCGACCCGGCCGGCGGCCAGGCCCTCGCCGACCACCTCATGCAGCTCGCCCAGGCCAAGGTGCAGTAG
- the argJ gene encoding bifunctional glutamate N-acetyltransferase/amino-acid acetyltransferase ArgJ produces MGVTAARGFRAAGVTAGIKASGTPDLALVVNDGPSLAAAGVFTSNRVKAAPVLWSEQVLKGGTVSAVVLNSGGANACTGPLGFQDTHATAEKVAEELGLSAGEVAVASTGLIGVRLPMDILLPGVATAAAALDTAGGEAAAIAIKTTDTVHKTAQVTSPAGWTVGGMAKGAGMLAPGLATMLVVLTTDADADAGTLDTALRAATRTTFDRIDSDGCMSTNDTVLLLASGASGTAPEPAEFDEAVRAVCADLARQLIGDAEGASKDIRIDVTGAATEDEAVGVARVIGRNNLLKCAIHGEDPNWGRVLAAIGTTDAAFDPDRLDVAINGVWVCRDGSVGEDRDLVDMTGREVVITANLNAGGAAATLWTNDLTADYVHENSAYST; encoded by the coding sequence ATCGGCGTGACCGCCGCCCGGGGCTTCCGGGCCGCCGGTGTCACCGCCGGGATCAAGGCCTCCGGCACCCCGGACCTCGCCCTGGTCGTCAACGACGGCCCCTCGCTCGCCGCGGCCGGCGTCTTCACCTCCAACCGGGTCAAGGCCGCCCCCGTGCTCTGGTCCGAGCAGGTCCTCAAGGGCGGCACCGTCTCCGCCGTCGTCCTCAACTCCGGCGGCGCCAACGCCTGCACCGGTCCGCTGGGCTTCCAGGACACCCACGCCACCGCCGAGAAGGTCGCCGAGGAGCTGGGGCTGAGCGCCGGCGAGGTCGCCGTCGCCTCCACCGGCCTGATCGGCGTCCGGCTGCCGATGGACATCCTGCTGCCCGGTGTCGCCACCGCCGCCGCGGCGCTCGACACGGCCGGCGGCGAGGCCGCCGCGATCGCCATCAAGACCACCGACACCGTCCACAAGACCGCGCAGGTCACCAGCCCGGCGGGCTGGACGGTCGGCGGCATGGCCAAGGGCGCCGGCATGCTCGCCCCGGGCCTCGCCACCATGCTGGTCGTGCTCACCACCGACGCCGACGCCGACGCGGGCACCCTGGACACCGCGCTGCGCGCCGCCACCCGCACCACCTTCGACCGGATCGACTCCGACGGCTGCATGTCGACCAACGACACCGTGCTGCTGCTCGCCTCCGGCGCCAGCGGCACCGCCCCGGAGCCGGCCGAGTTCGACGAGGCGGTGCGCGCGGTCTGCGCCGACCTCGCCCGGCAGCTGATCGGCGACGCCGAGGGCGCGAGCAAGGACATCCGGATCGACGTCACCGGCGCCGCCACCGAGGACGAGGCCGTCGGCGTCGCCCGGGTGATCGGCCGCAACAACCTGCTCAAGTGCGCCATCCACGGTGAGGACCCCAACTGGGGCCGGGTGCTGGCCGCGATCGGCACCACCGACGCCGCCTTCGACCCGGACCGGCTGGACGTCGCGATCAACGGCGTCTGGGTGTGCCGCGACGGCAGCGTGGGGGAGGACCGGGACCTGGTCGACATGACCGGGCGCGAGGTCGTGATCACCGCGAACCTCAACGCCGGCGGGGCCGCCGCCACCCTGTGGACCAACGACCTCACCGCCGACTACGTGCACGAGAACAGCGCCTACTCCACCTGA